The Coregonus clupeaformis isolate EN_2021a chromosome 26, ASM2061545v1, whole genome shotgun sequence genome window below encodes:
- the LOC121540085 gene encoding dual oxidase 1, whose protein sequence is MLDSRPPGCPPEFMHIPVPEGDPVFDPHHTGRVLLPFQRGLWDKHSSQSPNNPRTQVNLVTAWLDGSSIYGPSSSWSDALRSFSSGLLASGEQWDMPKRSGSSNMMWSAADPSTGQHGPEGLYELGNAWGNENVFTMAEGIVWFRYHNYIASQLCEKHPSWSDEDLFQNARKTVVATFQNIAFYEWLPVFLGEKIMPPYKGYQRFVDPGISPEFQAAAIRFASTMAPPGVYMRNRTCHFQKVVNIDGSTSSAMRMCNSFWNRQNSNLKSGQDIDHLIMGMASQIAEREDNIVVEDLRDYMYGPLRFSRSDLVALTVQRGRDFGLPSYNQVREGLGLAPIERWGDVNPRLNTTNPRLFRDLADLYDGDISKLELFPGGLLESVDGPGPVFSSIILDQFDRIRNGDRFWFENTRNGMFTAEEVQAIRNTTFHDVITAVTSAEAEDIQRRVFFWRDGDPCPQPSQVTTSELHPCTNATKLNYFDDGSKTGFGISVVCLFLFPVVSFLMALVVAYFRKSKFKKFQKRGSDDTTEEPAAGITACEWQGPKKPLCPVSLLIDDRRRLQVFDRSGPALRSLSLGTQTHLDVLLSSDHYRRALLLKVPKEYDLVLYFEDEGQRGEFVRHLRSEVTDSGQELAVRDMTEKELLREAVTRDQRAQIVETFIRTAFAKVLEIEKCDARDLSGASCRKTREALETELTGTEFADALGLKPDSLFVDSMFTLADKDGNGYLSFQEFLDVIVIFMNGSPEEKSKLMFSMHDIDGDGFLSKEEFSRLLRSFIEISSSLLSKSQAEEAIKAMLKAAGFNDKEQITWEDFHFLLRDHEKELTFAQLNIKGMEKEGGNRLSRHQHVSFITPNRNSLGKDGQELRRRQGKRSGLQRPKVYVKPKKERYNRNPIQQKIQHFKRFVENYRRHIVCFTIVYGITAGVALERCYYYGLQAYSTGVPETSVVGILVSRGSAAAISFLYPYMLLTVCRNLITFGRETFLNQYIPFDAAIDFHRFMAMSALLFSVIHSLGHVVNVYVFSVSDLSILACLFPRVLADNGSEMPMKWSWWFFQTVPGITGILLLFIFAFMYVFASHYFRRISFRGFWLTHYLYVVIYILTVIHGSYALLQQPRFYIYLIPPGLLFLLDKLISLNRKKVEIAVVNATLLPSGVTNLEFKRPQGFVYRSGQWVRVACLALGTDEYHPFTLTSAPHEETLSLHIRAIGPWTSHLREAYTPDNLEQLGTYPKLYLDGPFGEGHQEWTNFEVSVLVGGGIGVTPFASILKDLVFKSSVKFKIQCKKVYFIWVTRTQRQFEWVSDIIREVEEQDSLDLVSVHIYITQLAEKFDLRTTMLYVCERHFQKVWNRSLFTGLRSVTHFGRPPFVSFFSSLQEVHPEVGKIGVFSCGPPGLTKNVEKACQQMNKRDRTHFIHHYENF, encoded by the exons ATGCTGGACTCCCGTCCTCCCGGCTGTCCCCCTGAGTTCATGCACATCCCCGTCCCAGAGGGAGACCCAGTCTTCGACCCTCACCACACCGGCCGAGTCCTGCTGCCCTTCCAGAGGGGGCTCTGGGACAAACACTCCAGCCAGAGCCCCAATAACCCCCGCACACAG GTGAACCTGGTGACAGCATGGCTGGATGGCAGCTCTATCTACGGCCCCTCTAGTTCATGGTCTGACGCCCTGAGGAGTTTCTCCAGTGGTCTCCTAGCCTCGGGCGAGCAGTGGGACATGCCCAAGAGGAGTGGGAGCAGTAACATGATGTGGAGCGCTGCTGACCCCTCCACTGGTCAGCATGGACCTGAGGGACTATATG AGTTGGGGAACGCCTGGGGCAACGAGAATGTGTTCACCATGGCCGAGGGTATCGTGTGGTTTCGCTACCACAATTACATCGCCTCCCAGCTGTGTGAGAAACACCCGTCGTGGTCGGACGAAGACCTGTTTCAAAATGCCAGGAAGACCGTGGTCGCCACGTTCCAG AATATTGCCTTCTACGAATGGCTGCCTGTATTCCTGGGAGAGAAGATAATGCCTCCATACaagg GCTACCAGAGGTTTGTGGATCCAGGGATCTCACCTGAGTTCCAGGCTGCTGCTATACGCTTTGCCTCCACGATGGCCCCCCCTGGTGTCTATATGAG AAACAGAACTTGTCACTTTCAGAAGGTTGTCAACATCGATGGGAGCACGTCGTCAGCGATGCGCATGTGCAACAGCTTCTGGAACCGTCAG AACTCCAACCTGAAGTCAGGCCAAGATATAGACCATCTGATTATGGGCATGGCCTCCCAGAtcgcagagagagaggacaacatCGTTGTGGAGGACTTAAGag ACTACATGTACGGTCCTCTGCGGTTCTCACGGTCGGACCTGGTTGCTCTGACGGTGCAGAGAGGCCGGGACTTTGGCCTGCCCAGCTACAACCAGGTCAGAGAGGGCCTGGGCCTGGCCCCtatagagagatggggagacgTAAACCCTCGGCTCAACACCACCAACCCACGG TTATTCAGGGACCTAGCAGACCTGTATGACGGGGATATCTCTAAACTGGAGCTGTTTCCTGGCGGTCTCCTGGAGTCTGTGGACGGTCCTGGTCCGGTCTTCTCCTCTATCATATTGGACCAGTTCGACCGCATCAGGAATGGGGACCGCTTCTGGTTCGAGAACACACGGAACGG TATGTTCACAGCCGAAGAGGTGCAGGCCATTCGGAACACGACCTTTCATGATGTCATTACAGCAGTCACCAGTGCAGAGGCTGAGGACATACAGAGGAGAGTCTTCTTCTGGAGGGATG GTGACCCTTGCCCCCAGCCTTCTCAGGTCACGACCTCTGAGCTCCACCCCTGCACCAATGCCACCAAGCTCAACTACTTTGACGACGGAAGCAAAACTGGCTTTGGCATCTCAGTCGTCTGCCTGTTCCTCTTTCCTGTTG TGAGCTTCCTCATGGCTCTGGTCGTGGCCTACTTCAGAAAGTCCAAGTTTAAGAAGTTCCAGAAGAGAGGATCTGACGACACAACAGAGGAACCCGCTGCTGGAATCACAG cctGTGAGTGGCAGGGCCCTAAGAAGCCCCTGTGTCCAGTCAGTCTGTTGATCGATGATAGGAGGAGACTCCAGGTGTTTGACCGGTCTGGACCCGCTCTACGGTCACTCAGCCTGGGTACCCAGACCCACCTGGACGTCCTTCTATCCAGTGACCATTACCGCAGGGCTCTGCTGCTGAAAGTACCCAAAGAGTATGACCTG GTGCTGTACTTTGAGGACGAGGGCCAGCGTGGAGAGTTTGTCCGGCACCTTCGCTCTGAGGTGACAGACAGCGGACAGGAGCTGGCAGTGAGGGACATGACAGAGAAGGAGCTACTGAGAGAGGCAGTGACCAGAGATCAGAGAGCTCAGATAGTTGAGACCTTCATCAGGACTGCCTTCGCCAAG GTCCTGGAGATAGAGAAGTGTGATGCCAGGGACCTGAGTGGTGCATCCTGTAGAAAGACCCGTGAAGCCCTGGAGACTGAGCTGACAGGAACTGAGTTTGCCGACGCCCTGGGACTCAAACCGGACTCTCTCTTTGTTGACTCCATGTTCACGCTTGCCGACAAGGATGGAAACGGATACCTCTCCTTCCAGGAGTTCCTTGATGTCATCGTAATCTTCATGAACG GTTCCCCCGAGGAAAAGTCTAAACTGATGTTCTCCATGCACGACATCGATGGAGATGGTTTCTTATCGAAAGAGGAGTTTTCCAGGCTGCTCAG GTCGTTCATAGAGATCTCCAGTAGCCTTCTGTCTAAGAGCCAGGCTGAGGAGGCCATCAAGGCCATGCTGAAGGCTGCAGGCTTCAACGACAAGGAACAGATTACCTGGGAGGACTTCCACTTCCTGCTCCGGGACCACGAGAAGGAACTGACCTTCGCTCAGCTCAACATCAAAG GGATGGAGAAGGAGGGGGGAAACAGACTGAGTCGACACCAGCATGTTTCTTTCATCACCCCAAACAGGAACAG CCTTGGGAAAGACGGGCAGGAACTTCGCAGACGACAAGGGAAAAG ATCGGGCCTCCAGAGGCCTAAGGTCTACGTGAAGCCTAAGAAGGAGCGTTACAACAGGAACCCCATCCAGCAGAAGATCCAGCACTTCAAACGCTTTGTAGAGAACTACCGTCGCCACATTGTCTGCTTCACTATCGTCTACGGCATCACAGCCGGAGTGGCTCTGGAGAGATGCTACT ACTATGGTTTGCAGGCATACTCCACGGGCGTGCCGGAGACGTCGGTGGTGGGTATCTTGGTGTCGCGTGGTTCGGCGGCGGCCATCTCCTTCCTGTACCCCTACATGCTACTGACAGTGTGCCGTAACCTCATCACCTTTGGACGAGAGACCTTCCTCAACCAATACATCCCCTTCGACGCCGCCATAGACTTCCACCGCTTCATGGCCATGTCTGCCCTCTTATTTTCAG TTATCCACTCTCTGGGTCATGTGGTGAACGTCTACGTGTTCTCAGTCAGTGACCTCAGCATCCTGGCCTGTCTGTTCCCCAGGGTCCTAGCTGACAATGG GTCTGAGATGCCGATGAAATGGTCGTGGTGGTTCTTTCAGACTGTTCCAG GAATAACGGGCATCCTGCTTCTCTTCATCTTTGCGTTTATGTACGTCTTCGCCTCGCACTACTTCCGACGAATCAGCTTCCGAGGTTTCTGGCTCACACACTACCTCTATGTGGTCATCTACATTCTG ACGGTCATCCACGGCAGCTATGCTCTGCTCCAGCAGCCTCGTTTCTACATCTACCTGATCCCCCCGggactgctcttcctcctggacAAACTCATCAGCCTCAACAGGAAGAAGGTGGAGATCGCCGTGGTCAACGCTACACTGCTGCCCTCAG gaGTGACCAACCTGGAGTTCAAGCGTCCCCAGGGCTTTGTGTACCGCTCAGGCCAGTGGGTGAGGGTGGCGTGTCTGGCGCTTGGCACAGACGAGTATCACCCATTCACCCTGACGTCTGCTCCACATGAGGAGACCCTCAGCCTTCACATCCGCGCCATAGGCCCCTGGACCAGCCACCTCCGAGAGGCATACACCCCCGACAACCTGGAGCAACTGGGAACATATCCAAag CTGTACCTGGACGGGCCGTTTGGGGAGGGCCACCAGGAGTGGACAAACTTTGAGGTGTCAGTCCTGGTGGGAGGAGGGATTGGAGTCACACCCTTCGCTTCCATCCTCAAGGACCTGGTGTTCAAGTCCTCAGTCAAGTTCAAGATACAGTGTAAAAAA gtgtaCTTTATCTGGGTGACGCGTACGCAGCGTCAGTTTGAGTGGGTGTCTGACATCATCCGTGAGGTGGAGGAGCAGGACTCTCTGGACCTGGTCTCTGTCCACATCTAC